One genomic window of Desulfonatronum thiosulfatophilum includes the following:
- a CDS encoding sensor histidine kinase: MIYFQGRLFNAVKFTPRCGEIIITGRQQGPAVTMKVRDNGMGMDGQSLATLFSIQNKNRQFGTEGEKGTGLGLVLCKQFIEQHGGQIWVESALGRGTTVFFTLPSA, translated from the coding sequence TTGATCTATTTTCAGGGCAGACTATTTAATGCGGTCAAATTCACTCCTCGCTGCGGCGAGATCATCATCACGGGCCGGCAGCAAGGCCCAGCAGTCACCATGAAGGTGCGAGACAACGGCATGGGCATGGACGGGCAAAGTCTGGCTACCCTCTTTTCCATCCAAAACAAAAATAGACAGTTTGGTACGGAAGGCGAAAAAGGCACCGGCTTGGGTCTGGTTCTGTGCAAGCAGTTTATCGAGCAGCACGGTGGTCAAATCTGGGTGGAAAGTGCGCTAGGGCGGGGCACGACTGTTTTTTTCACCCTGCCGTCGGCGTGA